A portion of the Paucilactobacillus hokkaidonensis JCM 18461 genome contains these proteins:
- a CDS encoding MmcQ/YjbR family DNA-binding protein produces MTRPELIKLVTDYTDSYEDYPFNGGKSRETTLWTVMKQRSSNKIVALIFEKDDQLMIDLKLEPEHGVVMRNYRGVFPGYHMNKTHWNTIRVNDTELSNQELINMIKESDELTKKR; encoded by the coding sequence TTGACGAGACCAGAATTAATTAAGTTAGTAACTGATTATACTGATTCATATGAAGACTATCCCTTCAATGGTGGCAAAAGTCGTGAAACTACTTTGTGGACAGTTATGAAACAACGAAGTAGTAATAAAATCGTAGCTTTAATTTTTGAAAAAGATGACCAGCTCATGATTGATTTGAAATTAGAACCTGAACATGGGGTAGTGATGCGTAATTATAGAGGCGTTTTTCCTGGCTATCATATGAATAAGACCCATTGGAATACAATTAGGGTCAATGACACAGAGCTGTCTAATCAAGAGCTAATCAATATGATTAAGGAAAGTGATGAGCTGACGAAAAAGAGGTAA